One Gemmatimonadota bacterium DNA window includes the following coding sequences:
- a CDS encoding Ig-like domain-containing protein: MHYFIVVLMAFALSMYGCEGKTGPAGPTGAAGAAGPAGPAGPQGSTGPSGPAGPAGPAGEKGDTGEAGPAGPAGPAGPEGPMGPAGPQGESGIPSDLPGNILASVHHVIVFEGTEKKDDARRYNAPDFDDDSGSNIRGTGVLVDGMKVFSAVAAASDGSVLAVSFTFEIDDPILATVEATDTPNSAMVTGVRKGDTKLIVKAPERGIKVQIPVSIHNEVKGIVITPATVDAVEKGTNVDLMATAYDKKSGDDKTTNDGNEVPGVSFSWSSSNTAVATVDTDDSNMMPTIKTHAAGKAKIQASIGDVKSNEVEIEVYGVETPSRRIVVDTSNQPYNVSVTVDTSAAVDARTPTFVSGATINVQVQQMGIQDDGDIGYIDVANGTVVTYASLSSGILMLAAADDDPPSNTATTIDGGAGYAIVAADLGSSDALKSVGDYNVSVKITSPFAGAKYVTVTVKVTPQ, translated from the coding sequence ATGCATTACTTCATAGTTGTACTGATGGCGTTCGCTCTCAGTATGTATGGATGCGAAGGTAAGACGGGTCCGGCTGGTCCGACCGGCGCCGCAGGTGCCGCAGGTCCGGCAGGTCCGGCTGGCCCGCAGGGCTCGACGGGTCCGTCAGGTCCGGCAGGTCCGGCAGGCCCGGCTGGTGAGAAGGGTGACACCGGTGAGGCAGGCCCGGCAGGTCCGGCAGGCCCGGCTGGCCCCGAAGGTCCGATGGGTCCGGCAGGCCCGCAAGGTGAATCAGGGATCCCATCCGATCTTCCTGGTAATATCCTGGCTTCGGTTCACCACGTCATCGTTTTCGAGGGTACTGAAAAGAAAGACGATGCCCGTCGCTACAATGCACCGGATTTCGATGACGATTCCGGCTCGAATATTCGGGGTACAGGCGTGCTCGTTGATGGTATGAAGGTTTTCAGTGCCGTTGCCGCTGCGTCGGACGGCAGTGTCCTCGCCGTCTCGTTTACGTTTGAGATCGATGATCCCATCCTCGCTACGGTGGAAGCTACCGACACGCCCAATTCAGCAATGGTTACGGGTGTCAGAAAGGGCGACACGAAGCTTATCGTGAAGGCTCCCGAGCGTGGTATCAAGGTACAGATTCCTGTATCGATCCACAACGAGGTCAAAGGCATCGTGATCACGCCCGCAACAGTGGACGCTGTTGAAAAGGGTACGAATGTTGATCTTATGGCTACGGCCTATGACAAGAAGAGTGGCGATGACAAGACCACCAACGACGGTAATGAGGTTCCAGGCGTGAGCTTCTCCTGGTCTTCCTCTAACACCGCCGTCGCGACCGTGGACACCGACGACAGCAACATGATGCCTACGATCAAGACGCATGCTGCCGGTAAGGCCAAGATCCAGGCGAGTATCGGCGACGTGAAGAGCAACGAGGTCGAGATCGAGGTATACGGCGTCGAAACGCCTTCCCGGCGCATCGTGGTGGATACTTCAAATCAGCCGTACAATGTCTCGGTAACTGTTGACACCAGCGCAGCTGTCGATGCTCGAACACCGACATTTGTGTCAGGGGCGACAATCAATGTCCAGGTGCAGCAGATGGGTATTCAAGACGATGGTGATATCGGATACATCGATGTAGCCAACGGCACGGTGGTTACATACGCTAGTTTGAGCAGTGGTATTCTCATGTTAGCTGCTGCCGACGACGATCCTCCTAGTAATACCGCTACCACCATCGATGGTGGAGCTGGCTACGCAATCGTCGCGGCTGATCTCGGATCCTCCGATGCTCTCAAGTCAGTGGGCGACTATAATGTTTCTGTGAAAATCACGTCGCCTTTTGCTGGTGCGAAGTACGTCACTGTGACCGTGAAAGTAACGCCGCAGTAA
- a CDS encoding LPS-assembly protein LptD, translating to MPHYLLFGLLLLSLPGAAFAQFPTGGMGSGAGGTTGAEADTTGLPTLDYNADRIEYIFADDTMALIGSAELKYGGVELTAGRLLFHRYTNLLTADFLPPAPDIDPETNTYPRLQDDMNVVVGDRMQYDMNTGEGQIWKGRTQYHEGFFNGELITLNADRSFEIHQGSYTTCDNPNHLHYYLKMGEAKVVPEDKAVVRNVTGYIMGIPIVYLPVYVFSVKQGRQSGLTVPNYGSGVEEGRYLRNLGYYWAPNEYFDMKTTADIEAKTGFLLRQRFQYRQDRRIRGRASGSWRTEFGGKTTGWDVAAQHRQEVIPGLTVRGQGNFAQSLRYLHSTTRGTDPGLLRSTTRSSFAVDKKFGRNSLNLSTSSSSTTGRPSRPTTTLRFRFGTQAIFKPPRRQTRRGSMPDFSQPRTEIEDRWFHTIMFGFNNTLRNRRNNVRLDRDTTHTGPDIRYNYRHDTIRTFSNAFNLSAPQKIRGWLKIRPQARYTRTWEQDTGPVSEGGWEAKEEHTVGMSVNTTLYGLFQPKIGRLNAIRHVVTPDINFSQTGGAGGTRARKRVSFSVNNILQARTEHEDREKKYNLVYVKSSTSYDFQAEDRKFADLRTTVRIPSRRFNVNLSLNHDFYDPDTDEFRRPWLDRMTLSASLNLVGPRRDQFGNELGDNEFGGAYGGYDDYSGGSFGGSSFGGSSFSGSSFSGSGFGDSYGGYGDDRFNQRFSQVKGPWTVRLSHHYSIRRSSPDAEDGFSTSRHEISATNRFALNDITDLVRLTNRVTDKWRVQHSINYDYRRKEIVSHSVDLYRPLHCWEFTFRWVPNGINKGFYFRINLVAHPDVKFEQERRSGGDE from the coding sequence ATGCCGCACTATCTCCTATTCGGTCTGTTGCTGCTCAGCCTCCCCGGGGCGGCCTTCGCGCAGTTCCCTACCGGCGGCATGGGGAGCGGGGCCGGCGGCACGACCGGCGCCGAGGCCGATACGACCGGCCTGCCGACATTGGATTACAATGCGGACCGCATCGAGTACATATTCGCCGATGACACGATGGCGCTTATCGGAAGCGCCGAGCTGAAGTACGGCGGCGTGGAGCTGACGGCCGGCCGGCTCCTATTCCACCGCTACACCAATCTGCTGACCGCGGACTTCCTGCCCCCCGCGCCGGATATCGATCCCGAGACCAATACCTATCCCCGCCTGCAGGACGATATGAACGTCGTGGTCGGGGACCGCATGCAGTACGACATGAATACGGGGGAAGGGCAGATCTGGAAGGGCCGCACCCAGTACCATGAAGGGTTCTTCAACGGCGAACTCATCACGCTCAACGCCGATCGGTCCTTCGAGATCCACCAGGGCTCCTACACCACCTGCGACAACCCGAACCACCTGCACTACTATCTGAAAATGGGCGAGGCGAAGGTCGTGCCCGAAGACAAGGCGGTCGTCCGGAACGTAACGGGCTACATCATGGGCATCCCGATAGTCTATCTTCCGGTCTACGTCTTCTCGGTGAAGCAAGGCCGGCAGTCCGGGCTTACGGTTCCGAACTACGGCAGCGGCGTGGAGGAAGGCCGGTACCTGCGCAACCTGGGCTACTACTGGGCGCCGAACGAATACTTCGACATGAAGACCACCGCGGACATCGAGGCCAAAACCGGTTTCCTGCTGAGACAGCGGTTCCAGTACCGGCAGGACCGCCGGATCCGGGGCAGGGCGAGCGGCTCCTGGCGAACGGAATTCGGCGGGAAGACGACCGGCTGGGACGTGGCCGCCCAGCACCGGCAGGAAGTGATCCCCGGGCTTACGGTCCGCGGACAAGGCAACTTCGCCCAGTCGCTGCGTTACCTGCATTCGACGACGCGGGGGACGGACCCCGGACTCCTGCGGTCCACGACGCGTTCCTCTTTCGCGGTGGACAAGAAGTTCGGACGAAACAGCCTCAACCTGAGCACGTCGTCGTCCAGCACGACCGGACGGCCAAGCCGGCCCACCACCACGCTCAGGTTCCGCTTCGGGACGCAGGCGATCTTCAAGCCGCCTCGCAGGCAGACGCGGCGGGGCAGTATGCCGGACTTCAGCCAGCCCCGCACGGAGATCGAGGATCGCTGGTTCCATACCATCATGTTCGGTTTCAACAACACGCTGCGGAACCGGAGGAACAACGTGCGGCTCGACCGGGACACGACCCATACGGGCCCGGATATCCGGTACAACTACCGGCACGACACCATCCGGACCTTCTCCAACGCCTTCAACCTGAGCGCGCCGCAGAAGATCAGGGGCTGGCTGAAGATCCGACCGCAGGCCCGGTACACCCGGACCTGGGAGCAGGACACCGGCCCGGTTTCCGAGGGCGGCTGGGAAGCGAAAGAAGAACACACGGTGGGCATGTCGGTCAACACGACCCTCTACGGGCTTTTCCAGCCGAAGATCGGCCGGCTGAATGCCATACGGCACGTGGTCACGCCCGACATCAACTTCTCCCAGACCGGGGGGGCGGGGGGGACGCGCGCGCGGAAGAGGGTGAGTTTCTCCGTGAACAACATCCTGCAGGCCAGGACCGAACACGAAGACCGAGAGAAGAAATACAACCTGGTGTACGTCAAATCGTCGACCTCCTACGACTTCCAGGCCGAGGACCGGAAGTTTGCGGACCTGCGGACCACCGTGCGCATCCCGAGCCGCCGGTTTAACGTGAACCTGTCCCTGAACCATGATTTCTACGATCCCGATACCGACGAATTCCGCCGGCCCTGGCTGGACCGTATGACGCTCAGCGCGTCTCTAAACCTCGTGGGGCCGCGCAGGGACCAGTTCGGCAATGAATTAGGCGACAACGAGTTCGGCGGCGCCTATGGGGGATACGACGACTATTCCGGCGGCAGCTTCGGGGGGAGCAGCTTCGGGGGGAGCAGCTTCAGCGGGAGCAGCTTTTCAGGCAGCGGGTTCGGCGACAGCTACGGCGGGTACGGCGACGACCGGTTCAACCAGCGGTTCTCCCAGGTCAAGGGTCCCTGGACGGTCCGGCTTTCCCACCACTACTCGATCCGGCGCTCCAGCCCGGACGCCGAAGATGGTTTCAGCACCAGCCGCCACGAGATCAGTGCCACGAACCGGTTCGCCCTGAACGACATCACGGACTTGGTCCGGCTGACCAACCGCGTAACCGACAAGTGGCGCGTGCAGCACTCGATCAACTACGACTACCGTCGCAAGGAGATCGTATCCCACAGCGTGGACCTGTACCGGCCCCTGCACTGCTGGGAGTTCACCTTCCGGTGGGTGCCGAACGGCATCAACAAGGGGTTCTACTTCCGCATCAACCTGGTTGCCCATCCTGACGTTAAGTTCGAGCAGGAACGGCGGAGCGGTGGGGATGAGTAG
- a CDS encoding thiolase family protein, whose amino-acid sequence MNPRRVAIVAGGRTPFIKSGKAYAEIDSLAMAVHATRGMLDRSGIDPELIESVVFGTMTPDPLKPNLARELVFEAGLPINAEAHTVASYCITGLRAVTVVADAISGGRVDVGLAGGVDSLTRASLDLFREPSTGLTMGEHMELTCKEWDIPRERQDEVALASHRNAVAAREKLAGEIHPLLGEEADSGPRADTSLEALAALKPVFDPEHGTLTAGNSSPVTDGAATVILMSEEKAAECGLEPLAYIGGMAYAAHDPSEGLLMAPAISVPRLLESRNLSMEDMDLVEIHEAFAAQALASAAAWERGWKGAPTGEVDWTRVNVNGSSIAVGHPWAATGTRILTTLANEMQRRDARYGLVSICAAGAMAGAFLLER is encoded by the coding sequence ATGAACCCCAGGCGCGTCGCCATCGTCGCGGGCGGCCGTACGCCCTTCATCAAATCGGGCAAGGCCTATGCCGAAATCGATTCCCTGGCCATGGCCGTCCACGCCACGCGCGGCATGCTGGACCGCAGCGGGATCGACCCTGAGCTGATCGAATCCGTCGTCTTCGGGACGATGACGCCCGACCCCCTGAAGCCCAACCTGGCCCGGGAGCTCGTTTTCGAGGCGGGGCTGCCGATCAACGCCGAGGCCCATACGGTGGCCTCCTACTGCATCACCGGGCTGCGGGCGGTCACGGTCGTCGCCGACGCCATTTCCGGCGGCCGCGTCGACGTGGGCCTGGCCGGCGGGGTCGACTCGCTGACGCGCGCCTCCTTGGACCTCTTCCGCGAGCCGTCCACGGGCCTGACCATGGGCGAGCACATGGAGCTGACCTGCAAGGAATGGGACATCCCGCGCGAGCGGCAGGACGAGGTGGCCCTGGCCAGCCACCGCAACGCCGTGGCCGCGCGCGAGAAGCTCGCCGGGGAGATCCACCCGCTGCTGGGCGAGGAGGCCGATTCCGGACCGCGGGCCGACACGTCGCTCGAGGCCCTGGCCGCGTTGAAGCCCGTCTTCGATCCGGAGCACGGCACGCTCACGGCGGGCAACTCGTCACCCGTGACGGACGGCGCCGCTACGGTGATTCTGATGAGCGAGGAGAAAGCGGCCGAGTGCGGCCTGGAACCGCTGGCGTACATCGGGGGCATGGCCTACGCCGCCCACGATCCGTCTGAAGGGCTGCTCATGGCGCCGGCCATCTCGGTGCCCCGGCTCCTGGAAAGCCGGAACCTGTCAATGGAAGACATGGACCTGGTCGAGATCCACGAGGCCTTCGCGGCTCAGGCCCTGGCCAGCGCAGCCGCGTGGGAAAGGGGCTGGAAGGGCGCGCCGACGGGCGAAGTCGACTGGACCCGCGTGAACGTCAACGGCAGCTCGATCGCCGTGGGCCATCCCTGGGCGGCCACGGGCACGCGCATCCTCACGACCCTGGCCAACGAGATGCAAAGGCGCGACGCCCGCTACGGCCTGGTCAGCATCTGCGCCGCGGGGGCCATGGCGGGGGCCTTCCTGCTGGAGCGGTAG
- a CDS encoding AMP-binding protein, which produces MCAKRRNAESGAPDSNWPDPARPATARQDQAWRAFVERSRREPLPFEEHLAAFRRIFDGRRPEDGPPVVWTPDEETVRRSNLQASMTALSIDRYVDFHTWSVRDPSAFWIHTLQRLGIVFTRPPDAILDLDGGASGSRGGVRDPRWLPGAELNIVDSCFTTDPNRPAIITPGPNSPVGPAGPDGPDAPDDSSAPDAPDASDGPTLRTTNYGELECLVNRVANGLCDRGLAPGKAIALYMPLNLECVIAYLAIIRAGSRVVSIADSFPPKEIQRRMAIAGASCAVTMDRYVHAGKVLPHYATVVEAGASTVIVVPSGGDGRTGRDTRSGGAGRTGDAAHSADVPSAGETTASASGGDAPQLRPGDIAWTNLLSGADTFESVTGDPYRTTNILFSSGTTGEPKAIPWNHLTPIKSAMDGFYHQDIHGDDVTTWPTNIGWMMGPWLIYATLVNGACMALYPGAANTPEYLRFIRSAGVTMQGVIPSLVRTWRRGGMVEGSHGGVAEGRQGNMVEGSHGDITEGVDRPSVRVFSSTGEPASRADYLWLMSRAGYRAPVIEYLGGTEIGGGHLACTVLQPCSPAAFSTANLGVDFVILDEKGAEVGEGETGELFLVPPAMGMSQQLLNGDHDEVYYEGCPASPRGEVLRRHGDHTQRLHHGYFRSQGRADDGMNLGGIMVSPLELERIIDGHPAVYESAAVAMQPEGEGAERLVVFIVPEGGSGAVGSRANIGSRDTGSRAVDSQTGLDRDLDRDLDRDVDFDLDTLKTELQAMISSGLNPLFKIDRVVVVDELPHTASGKLIRRILRDRMRPGS; this is translated from the coding sequence ATGTGCGCGAAACGTCGAAACGCCGAGTCCGGGGCGCCGGACTCCAACTGGCCGGACCCCGCCCGCCCGGCCACCGCACGTCAGGACCAGGCCTGGCGAGCGTTCGTCGAACGTTCGCGGCGGGAGCCCCTGCCCTTCGAGGAACACCTGGCGGCCTTCCGGCGTATATTTGATGGGCGCCGCCCGGAGGATGGCCCGCCCGTGGTCTGGACGCCCGACGAAGAGACCGTGCGCCGTTCGAATCTCCAGGCGAGCATGACGGCCCTGAGTATCGACCGCTACGTAGATTTCCACACCTGGTCCGTCCGCGACCCCTCTGCATTCTGGATCCACACCCTCCAGCGGCTCGGCATCGTGTTCACGAGACCACCGGACGCCATCCTCGACCTGGACGGGGGAGCCAGCGGTTCACGCGGCGGCGTCCGCGACCCCCGGTGGCTGCCGGGCGCGGAACTCAACATCGTCGACAGCTGCTTCACGACCGATCCAAACCGTCCCGCGATCATCACGCCGGGACCGAATAGCCCGGTTGGTCCAGCCGGTCCGGATGGTCCCGACGCCCCGGACGACTCAAGCGCTCCGGACGCCCCGGACGCCTCCGATGGTCCAACGCTCCGCACGACGAACTACGGCGAACTCGAATGTCTCGTCAACCGCGTCGCCAACGGCCTGTGCGACCGGGGCCTTGCGCCCGGAAAGGCCATCGCGCTCTACATGCCCCTGAACCTGGAATGCGTGATCGCCTACCTGGCCATCATCCGCGCGGGTTCCCGGGTCGTCTCCATCGCCGACAGCTTCCCGCCGAAGGAGATTCAGCGCCGCATGGCCATTGCCGGCGCGAGCTGCGCGGTCACCATGGACCGTTACGTTCACGCGGGTAAAGTACTTCCGCATTACGCCACGGTTGTTGAAGCGGGTGCGTCCACAGTGATCGTCGTGCCGTCGGGCGGAGACGGCCGGACTGGCAGGGACACCCGGTCGGGCGGCGCCGGCCGGACAGGCGACGCAGCGCACTCAGCCGATGTCCCGTCTGCCGGCGAAACTACCGCATCCGCATCAGGCGGCGACGCGCCCCAACTCCGCCCCGGCGACATCGCCTGGACCAATCTCCTGTCCGGCGCAGACACCTTCGAGTCCGTGACCGGCGATCCCTATCGTACGACCAACATCCTGTTCTCTTCGGGGACCACCGGCGAACCGAAGGCCATACCATGGAACCACCTGACGCCCATCAAGAGCGCCATGGACGGGTTCTACCACCAGGACATTCACGGCGACGACGTGACGACCTGGCCGACCAATATCGGCTGGATGATGGGGCCGTGGCTCATCTACGCCACGCTTGTAAACGGCGCATGTATGGCCCTGTATCCGGGTGCGGCCAATACGCCCGAATACCTCCGCTTCATCCGGAGCGCAGGGGTAACCATGCAGGGCGTCATCCCCTCACTGGTGCGGACGTGGCGGCGCGGCGGCATGGTCGAAGGAAGTCACGGCGGCGTGGCCGAAGGGCGGCAGGGCAACATGGTCGAAGGGAGCCACGGCGACATTACCGAAGGCGTCGACCGACCGTCTGTCCGCGTGTTCAGTTCTACGGGCGAGCCCGCCAGCCGGGCCGACTACCTGTGGCTCATGAGCCGCGCCGGATACCGGGCGCCCGTGATCGAATACCTCGGCGGCACCGAGATCGGGGGCGGCCACCTGGCCTGTACGGTCCTCCAGCCCTGTTCGCCCGCGGCATTCAGCACAGCGAACCTGGGCGTGGATTTCGTCATTCTGGACGAAAAGGGGGCAGAGGTCGGGGAGGGGGAGACCGGCGAACTTTTCCTCGTGCCGCCCGCAATGGGCATGTCCCAGCAATTGCTCAACGGAGACCACGACGAAGTCTACTACGAAGGCTGTCCGGCAAGTCCGCGGGGCGAGGTCCTGCGCAGGCACGGGGACCACACTCAACGGCTTCACCACGGATATTTCCGGTCCCAGGGACGGGCCGACGACGGGATGAACCTGGGCGGCATCATGGTCAGCCCCCTGGAACTGGAGCGGATCATCGATGGTCATCCCGCCGTCTACGAGAGCGCGGCCGTGGCGATGCAGCCCGAGGGAGAAGGTGCGGAAAGGCTCGTGGTATTCATCGTCCCTGAGGGCGGAAGCGGTGCCGTCGGCTCTCGCGCTAACATCGGTTCACGCGACACTGGTTCTCGCGCCGTCGACTCACAAACTGGCCTCGATCGAGACCTCGATCGCGACCTTGATCGCGACGTCGACTTCGACCTCGACACGCTAAAAACGGAACTCCAGGCCATGATTTCCTCCGGCCTGAACCCCTTGTTCAAAATCGATCGTGTCGTCGTAGTGGACGAACTCCCCCATACCGCTTCGGGCAAGCTCATCCGCCGCATACTTAGAGACCGGATGAGGCCCGGCAGTTAG
- a CDS encoding lactonase family protein, which produces MSSNARTVRVFVGTYTQTTSKGIYVYDVDTATGVMEYVSHVGGITNPSFLVLTPDARYLYAVGETGDPHGGVFAYAVDGSGTLTPLNSQSSGGAGPCSIDVHRSGKAVLAANYGGGSVSSFPVNDDGSLGEAASVIQHTGSSVDQSRQQEPHAHMIRHDLDYNFVFSPDLGTDKVMIYALDPDTAVLTPHGEASVPPGSGPRHIEFHPNRKFAYVINEMGNTITAFAYDGSAGTLTAIETVTTLPDGYDEVSHTADIHITDDGRYLYGSNRGHDSLAMYAVDGDSGRLSLLGIVPTGGENPRNFGIDPTGSFVLCGNQSSDTVTYHRLDPDTGLLHLSGVVAEIPMAVCLKMVVLD; this is translated from the coding sequence ATGTCCAGTAACGCCCGGACCGTTCGCGTATTCGTCGGCACCTACACCCAGACCACCAGCAAGGGCATCTATGTCTACGACGTAGATACCGCCACGGGCGTCATGGAATACGTCAGCCACGTGGGCGGCATCACGAACCCGTCCTTCCTGGTCCTGACGCCGGACGCCCGCTACCTCTACGCCGTCGGCGAGACCGGCGATCCCCACGGCGGCGTCTTCGCCTATGCAGTGGACGGGTCCGGCACGCTCACGCCCCTGAACAGCCAGTCGTCAGGGGGCGCCGGGCCGTGCTCCATCGACGTGCATCGAAGCGGAAAGGCCGTGCTCGCGGCCAACTACGGAGGCGGGTCCGTGTCCTCCTTCCCCGTGAATGACGACGGTTCCCTGGGCGAGGCGGCGTCGGTCATCCAGCACACCGGCTCGAGCGTCGACCAGAGCCGCCAGCAGGAACCCCACGCCCACATGATCCGCCACGACCTGGACTACAACTTCGTCTTCTCGCCGGACCTGGGGACCGACAAGGTGATGATCTACGCCCTCGATCCGGACACGGCCGTGCTGACGCCCCACGGGGAGGCGTCGGTGCCGCCCGGCTCGGGACCCCGGCACATCGAATTCCATCCCAATCGGAAGTTCGCCTACGTCATCAACGAGATGGGCAATACGATCACGGCCTTCGCCTACGACGGATCGGCCGGCACGCTCACCGCGATCGAAACGGTGACGACGCTGCCCGACGGCTACGACGAGGTGAGCCACACGGCGGACATCCACATCACCGACGACGGCCGGTACCTCTACGGCTCCAACCGGGGCCACGACAGCCTCGCCATGTACGCCGTGGACGGGGATTCGGGCCGCCTGTCGCTGCTCGGTATCGTACCCACTGGCGGCGAGAATCCGAGAAACTTCGGGATCGATCCGACCGGCAGCTTCGTCCTTTGCGGCAACCAGAGCTCGGATACGGTCACCTACCACCGCCTCGACCCCGACACGGGCCTGCTCCATCTCTCGGGCGTCGTGGCCGAGATCCCCATGGCGGTGTGCCTGAAGATGGTCGTGTTGGACTGA
- a CDS encoding NAD(P)-dependent oxidoreductase: MKKVLLLGASGLIAPHITPALEKDYDLRLADIKDHPDGKPVLNVDVWDYGQVREAMEGVDAVMNFTVLRHDDTLSFQVNTIGAWNVMKAAADAGIRKVIHTGPAQTLLAYVHDTDIPVDAPDAPSSDYYFITKHLSNEIVRSFARHHEIHTVCFLFQGLGPRPTEHTGKTSTRSFLIIHDDLAVACRQGLELPSVPGFYQAFNLHSHYGPGQYSLEKAERILGYAPQEEWWQWQRRPAE, translated from the coding sequence ATGAAGAAAGTCCTGCTGCTCGGTGCGTCCGGGCTCATCGCGCCGCACATCACCCCCGCGCTCGAGAAGGACTACGACCTGCGGCTGGCCGACATCAAGGACCACCCGGACGGCAAGCCCGTCCTCAACGTGGACGTGTGGGACTACGGTCAGGTCCGCGAGGCCATGGAGGGCGTGGACGCGGTCATGAACTTCACGGTCCTGCGCCACGACGACACGCTGAGTTTTCAGGTCAATACCATCGGGGCCTGGAACGTGATGAAGGCGGCCGCCGACGCCGGGATCCGAAAGGTGATCCACACCGGCCCGGCCCAGACCCTCCTGGCCTACGTGCACGACACCGACATCCCCGTCGACGCGCCCGACGCGCCTTCCTCCGACTACTATTTCATCACCAAGCACCTGAGCAACGAGATCGTCCGGAGCTTCGCCCGGCACCACGAGATCCACACGGTCTGCTTCCTGTTCCAGGGCCTGGGCCCCCGGCCGACGGAGCATACCGGCAAAACGTCGACCCGGAGCTTCCTCATCATCCACGACGACCTCGCCGTGGCCTGCCGCCAGGGCCTCGAACTCCCCTCGGTACCCGGCTTCTACCAGGCCTTCAACCTGCACAGCCATTACGGCCCGGGGCAATACAGTCTCGAGAAGGCCGAACGCATCCTGGGGTACGCGCCGCAGGAGGAGTGGTGGCAGTGGCAACGGAGGCCTGCGGAGTAG
- a CDS encoding NAD(P)-dependent oxidoreductase, translating to MDILITGAASRLGQAVAEALKDHRLRLVDESPVEAPAATGRETRGESAGDAAQGSLLDQDFAWRAVRGMDAVVHTGEPPQDLPESEVEREKHLLELATRGTHQLFKAGVEAGVKRFVYGGTLDLFRPYPDDVYISELWKPLPEPDMPAMSRYLGEHTAREFARDHLVTVTGLRLGTLVREEEVAGQAPDLLWLDYRDAAQAFRLALERDASDQVWWTSRYAMYHVCADLENPKYLINQARNLGYAPVHNFAANWRD from the coding sequence ATGGATATCCTGATAACCGGCGCCGCCAGCCGGCTGGGACAGGCGGTGGCCGAAGCCTTAAAAGACCACAGGCTCCGTCTTGTGGACGAATCGCCCGTCGAAGCGCCAGCCGCGACCGGGCGCGAAACGCGCGGGGAATCGGCCGGCGATGCCGCCCAGGGCAGCCTGCTGGACCAGGACTTCGCCTGGCGGGCGGTCCGCGGCATGGACGCCGTCGTCCACACGGGCGAGCCGCCGCAGGACCTGCCGGAGTCCGAGGTGGAGCGCGAGAAGCACCTCCTGGAACTGGCCACGCGGGGCACGCACCAGCTCTTCAAGGCCGGCGTGGAGGCGGGCGTCAAGCGTTTCGTTTACGGCGGCACCCTGGACCTCTTCCGGCCCTATCCCGACGACGTGTACATCAGCGAGCTATGGAAACCGCTGCCCGAACCCGACATGCCGGCCATGTCCCGTTACCTGGGCGAGCACACCGCCCGGGAATTCGCCAGGGACCACCTGGTGACGGTCACGGGACTTCGGTTGGGGACCCTCGTCAGAGAAGAGGAGGTGGCCGGCCAGGCGCCCGACCTGCTTTGGCTTGACTACCGGGACGCAGCCCAGGCCTTCCGTCTCGCCCTGGAGCGCGACGCCTCGGACCAGGTCTGGTGGACGAGCCGGTACGCCATGTACCACGTCTGCGCCGACCTGGAGAATCCGAAGTACCTCATCAACCAGGCCCGCAACCTCGGCTATGCGCCGGTCCACAACTTCGCCGCGAACTGGCGGGACTGA
- a CDS encoding amidohydrolase — MRIIDPHTHVWVNDPAFPWPAENDAPPAEDRTAEMLLALKDRHGVEKTVLVQYIGYRWDNTYVSHVLRTYPDRFAGVCRVNPEDPAAPDHLSQWVEEHGFQGVRLSPAEGPAGDWFRGPLMPPIFRRAEELEVPLLMLTRPGRLPELASLLDRFPDLDVVVDHMADAQPDRPDEIQAVLDLVRYPRVYVKISHTWSISNQEYPWSDTHAMVKAVYQAFGGRRIMWGTDWPVCLANAAYGQTLTVVRDEMKFIAPEDLPSVLGGTALDLWTFEDPQD; from the coding sequence ATGCGCATCATCGACCCCCATACCCACGTCTGGGTCAACGATCCCGCCTTCCCCTGGCCCGCGGAGAACGACGCCCCGCCCGCCGAGGACCGGACAGCGGAGATGCTCCTGGCCCTGAAAGACCGGCACGGCGTGGAGAAGACCGTCCTCGTTCAGTACATCGGCTACCGTTGGGATAATACCTACGTTTCCCACGTCCTGCGCACGTACCCGGACCGGTTTGCCGGAGTCTGCCGCGTCAATCCGGAAGACCCCGCCGCGCCGGACCATCTCAGCCAATGGGTGGAGGAGCACGGTTTCCAGGGCGTGCGGCTGAGTCCCGCCGAAGGACCGGCGGGCGACTGGTTCCGTGGTCCCCTGATGCCGCCCATCTTCCGGCGCGCGGAGGAACTCGAGGTTCCGTTGCTCATGCTGACGCGGCCCGGCCGGTTGCCCGAACTGGCCAGTCTGCTGGACCGGTTTCCCGATCTCGACGTCGTCGTGGACCACATGGCCGACGCACAGCCGGACCGGCCGGACGAAATCCAGGCCGTCCTCGACCTGGTCCGGTACCCCCGTGTTTATGTGAAGATCAGCCATACCTGGTCCATTTCGAATCAGGAATATCCGTGGTCAGATACCCATGCCATGGTCAAGGCGGTCTACCAGGCCTTCGGAGGTCGCCGCATCATGTGGGGCACCGACTGGCCGGTCTGCCTCGCGAACGCCGCCTACGGCCAGACCCTGACGGTCGTCCGCGACGAAATGAAGTTCATCGCGCCGGAGGACCTGCCCAGCGTGCTGGGCGGAACGGCCCTGGACCTGTGGACCTTTGAAGATCCGCAGGACTGA